The following nucleotide sequence is from Populus trichocarpa isolate Nisqually-1 chromosome 11, P.trichocarpa_v4.1, whole genome shotgun sequence.
TATAGAAAAGTGAGAAGATGTAACCCTCAGTACTCGTTATAATTTACAATTTACATGCCATATTCTAGATAAGCAAAATCTAAGACATGcaacttataattttaaatactatttttcaatctctacttatttttaatttataccaaTTCATTCAAtaattaaccaaaaacaaattgcatccatgcaaaacaaaaggaaaaaaagaaggaaaattaaTAGCATACCTTAAGAGgaagaataatattttgttgagGATTAACATAtgtatagaaagaaaagaatattgtACTCCAGGAGTTTTTGGGAGGAAATAAAAAGGTGTATGAGAGagacataacaaaaataaaatttgtgttAATATGTaagtatttttagaatattttttcaatattaattactTAGTGTAGTAAATAAGAGGGTAtcccttatttatttttgcatattctttataaattgaattttatttaaaattaaaatcaatttttttaaaaataatttcaaatttaaaaatttcaactcaCAAAGTCTCAAATCAAGCTAtaaataactaattttatttttttatactttgctTTAAAGTAAATTagtaaaagatagaaaaaaacccTAGAGGTTTCATCCATGGTTTAGCAACAAGGGTGATGATCCCTCGTATCTCTCTTTGTGGAAAAGGTTCCAGAAACAAATCgaagaaaaattctaaaatttcgtgtgcaattttaattttatttttattttttgggatttctcacaaccacaaaaaaaaaaaaaaaaaaaaaacaagaaattagaataaaaacccCCACCCGACGTGGAGTCCTACTTCATGTTAActtgtgttttccttttatattttcggggggcttaataatataatttcttatcGGACGAAACCAAACCACAACGCTTGGAGTGCTATTCTTGACCTTTCCCTATCTGGATCTAGGGTTTCTCCCCCTTTTCTCTGCAGACTTCACCATCTTCAACtaaagagaaaacaaacaaacaaaccctaGCTAGCTCCACCTTGACTTTTAGACTGGTAATTTTATCAATCAATATCATCATCGAAGGAACTTTCTagtgttttgatttttggatcatcatcatcaatttaCAGATCTATCCGTGTTCATCTTAAAAATCTgaccaaaaacaacaaaaaaagtttCCTTAATTTTGTTCCTATTTTCCCTCGAGATCTTTTTCCTGTTGTAATTTCAAGGAAATCGGATTCAGATCATATAATGACTTTCTTTCATGGGAATTTATGATCTTTGATGGACTTCGAATCAAAAGCTTGAAACTTTGAAGCAAAGATTGGAAATTTTTTTGGGGGGTTTTGTGGAAAAAGATGTATAAATCAGTGGTGTATAAAGGAGAGGAGTTACTGGGAGAGGTTGAAATATATGCACAAGAACAACagcaagaagaagaggagaacaagaacaagaggaAGAGAGTAATTGATGAGATAGTGAAGGGAATCAGAATTAGCCACTTCTCACAAGCTAGTGAGAGATGTCCACCACTTGCAGTGCTTCATACAATTACATCTATTGGTGTTTGCTTCAAAATGGAAGAGTCAacagcatcatcatcaacaaagaTCTCCTCTCAACAAGAATCGCCGCTTCGCCTTTTGCACTCCTCCTGTATCCAAGAAAACAAGGTATagctaattaataataatgaacttaataatcaatttaaaggAAGCCCGTTAAAGGATTTGATCGAAATCATTGGATAAAAccagaaaaagtttcaaattttataaccCAGTTAACTGGGTTTGTTGTACACGGGACTCTGGACAGCTTTGAACAAGGACCCAGAACCCAATTGATTTTTCTCAGACAGTTTTCGGTGAATGAACCTCAAGTTTGTGGCAAATTTGTGAACTttattaagtaattaatttgacccaGATGATTATGAGCTGAATTTCTTGACAATTTTGCCATGATATCATGAGAACTGCCCGAACTAGCTATATTTTTCCCAGTAAATTGTTATGAACAATTGAAGTGAAGATGTGCTTTCATGGAATTTGAAAGTGAATAATATGTGCTGTCATGGGATCTTAATGCTAAAGATAGAACTAATTTTATCATGAGAATCATGTGTTGCTGATATAGCTGCTTCATATGGAGTTGAATATTTGCTTCTATAGGAAGCAACTTTGGGGTTTTGCTGAAATTGAATATTGAGTGAATAGAAGCCTGGAATTTTGGATAGTTACTCTGCAATATTGCCCTCTTATTCTCGTTTTATGGCTGAGGGACTTGAACAGAAACTAAGAGGAGGCTTTTTTGCTGGCTTTGTCTCATTTTGTCAAGGGTTTATTAATTGTTGatgtagaataaaaaattaatgattatgcaCGAATGATTTTTCTGACATTGGTCTTGTTGTTAGTTTGAGAAGAAACCTGGGTTGTTATGATCTGGCCTTAATACGAATTGCACCTTTATGATTATACGAAACATGACTTCTGGTAATTTGTTAGTCATGttgttttattgtattgaaAGCTTTCTTTTGTTCACTATGCTTATTCTTCCTTCTCATTGTTCATGTTCATGTGCATCAGCAGATTTATGttgaattctttttcttcttttttcatgctcttctttctttttggataTTGATGGTGATGTTATTTTCAGACTGCAGTAATGCATCTGGGAGGTGAGGAGCTCCATTTGGTTGCAATGCCCTCCAGGAGTAATGAAAGAAAGCATCCATGTTTCTGGGGATTCAATGTTGCATCAGGACTTTATGATTCTTGTCTTGTCATGCTGAACCTCAGATGCCTTGGCATTGTATTTGATCTTGATGAAACTCTCATAGTTGCAAATACAATGCGCtcatttgaagataaaattgaagCTTTGCAGAAGAAAATAAGCACCGAGGTGGACCAACAGCGAATTCTTGCTATTATTTCAGAGATCAAGAGGTATCAGGATGACAAGATCATTTTGAAGCAATACGTGGAAAATGATCAGGTTATTGAAAATGGAAAGGTGATCAAAACACAGTTTGAGGTCGTCCCGGCCGCGTCTGACAACCATCAACCTTTGGTTCGCCCATTGATACGGTTGCCAGAGAAGAACATAATTTTTACTCGCATCAATCCACAGGTGTGTACTTCATGGATTCTAGAGTGAGACAAGCTGCAACCTTGTTTTGATGTTCTCTGTACTgctgttttttttaaccatgtCACTGCCTCGAAAAAGTTATCATTTGTCTAGTTCCTATTCGCCATTTAGTAGATATGTAATGATCTTTATTTGCTACAACaatgaatttagatttttttggaatttgtaTCAGGAATCGATAGGCTACTACATGCTCAACaatgtttgataatatttagTTTCTGCTGAACATGTGCATTAATTTTGGTCCAACAATAAaaggatttttgttttattattatgtagATTCGTGATACAAGTGTACTTGTGAGGTTGAGACCTGCCTGGGAGGATCTTAGAAGCTACTTGACTGCAAGAGGGCGCAAGCGTTTTGAGGTTTATGTTTGCACAATGGCTGAAAGAGATTATGCTTTAGAAATGTGGAGGCTTTTGGATCCAGAATCAAACTTGATAAACTCAAATGAATTGCTAGATCGGATTGTGTGCGTCAGCTCTGGTATGTGGCATCCAGCTTGCAGATGGCTTCTACTCTTTTAGCTGGTTATGGAGTCAGATGTAGTTTGTTAATACGACTTTTTTGCTCACTGTTGAAAGTCTTACAAATGCATGAGCAAGCATGCTCATTTATGCTAatgcttattttatttctgtATGTAATTACAGGTTCAAGAAAGTCATTATTCAATGTCTTTCAAGATGGAATATGCCATCCTAAGATGGCACTTGTGATTGATGACCGCATGAACGTGTGGGATGAGAAGGATCAATCGCGTGTGCACGTGGTTCCTGCTTTTGCTCCTTATTATGCTCCTCAAGCTGAAGTATAAACTATATGCACTTTGTTTGGTGTAAACTCCAACATTGCAATAATGCTCGCACACACTACTCACTCAAAACACCCACACCCACACAACACATGCTTATGCACTTTTTTCCATGTTGTAGTAGCACCCACTCATCATATGTCTTCCTGTCATAGGCAAATAATGCTGTTCCAATCTTGTGCGTTGCGAGAAATGTTGCTTGCAATGTTAGAGGTGGTTTCTTCAAGTAAGAATACAAAATCTGAAGGGCATTTATTTACTCCCACACTCCTATATATTTCACCATTCTACTTGTGTTACCAATTAATTTTGGATCAATTTTGTTTATGCTTGTGATATTGTTTGGGCATAGCATGACCTTGGAATATGACTGCAGAGAATTTGATGAGGGTCTTCTGCAGAAGATACCTGAGGTTGCATATGAAGATGATACCAGTAATATTCCTTCTCCTCCTGATGTGAGCAACTACTTAGTTTCAGAGGTTAGTCATGGCAACTTTCTTTGCATTTGAAGTCATGATGTCAGAATGTGTTGTTACACTCTGCTATGAATATACACAATTTTATGATCACCTAGCAGACTTaatatgctctttttttttcctgttcataattaaatttcttatggCATTCAGGATGATGCTTCTGCTGCAAATGGAAACAGAGATCCACCTTCTTTTGACAGCACGGCAGATGCTGAGGTTGAAAGACGGCTAAAGGTATTTAGACCTGTGTATATTGATGCATGTTTGTTTGGAAAACTGCAAGTTCAGACAAAAAAGTACATGTTCATTTGGTTTACAAAGGCCTATGGGAGTGCTGAAGTTGTGATATGGaaaacttttgttttatatttcctGATCTTTCTGAGGTGAATGTGTGTTGTCTATGTGTGCATTCAAGTTGAAATGGGGTTTCTTTCTATGCTGtattttttccccaaaattcCAGGAAGCAGTTTCAGCTTCTTCAACAATCCCCTCAACAATTCCTTCAACAGTCAGCAGCTTAGATCCAAGGCTTCTTCAGTCTCTCCAATACGCAGTGGCATCTTCTTCAAGCTTGATGCCAGCATCACAACCATCAATGCTGGCATCACAACAGCCAGTGCCAGCATCACAAACATCAATGATGCCATTTCCCAACACACAGTTCCCTCAGGTGGCTCCACTAGTTAAACAGTTAGGCCAGGTTGTTCATCCAGAACCAAGCTTGCAGAGTTCTCCTGCTCGAGAAGAAGGTGAAGTACC
It contains:
- the LOC18102993 gene encoding RNA polymerase II C-terminal domain phosphatase-like 1 — protein: MYKSVVYKGEELLGEVEIYAQEQQQEEEENKNKRKRVIDEIVKGIRISHFSQASERCPPLAVLHTITSIGVCFKMEESTASSSTKISSQQESPLRLLHSSCIQENKTAVMHLGGEELHLVAMPSRSNERKHPCFWGFNVASGLYDSCLVMLNLRCLGIVFDLDETLIVANTMRSFEDKIEALQKKISTEVDQQRILAIISEIKRYQDDKIILKQYVENDQVIENGKVIKTQFEVVPAASDNHQPLVRPLIRLPEKNIIFTRINPQIRDTSVLVRLRPAWEDLRSYLTARGRKRFEVYVCTMAERDYALEMWRLLDPESNLINSNELLDRIVCVSSGSRKSLFNVFQDGICHPKMALVIDDRMNVWDEKDQSRVHVVPAFAPYYAPQAEANNAVPILCVARNVACNVRGGFFKEFDEGLLQKIPEVAYEDDTSNIPSPPDVSNYLVSEDDASAANGNRDPPSFDSTADAEVERRLKEAVSASSTIPSTIPSTVSSLDPRLLQSLQYAVASSSSLMPASQPSMLASQQPVPASQTSMMPFPNTQFPQVAPLVKQLGQVVHPEPSLQSSPAREEGEVPESELDPDTRRRLLILQHGQDSRDNAPSESPFPARPSAPVSAAHVQSRGSWVPVEEEMTPRQLNRTPREFPLDSDPMNIEKHQTHHPSFFPKVESNIPSDRMIHENQRLPKEAPYRNDRMRLNHSTPNYHSFQVEETPLSRSSSNRDLDLESERAFTISETPVEVLQEIAMKCETKVEFRPALVASIDLQFSIEAWFAGEKVGEGTGKTRREAQRQAAEGSIKKLAGIYMLRAKPDSGPMHGDSSRYPSANDNGFLGNMNLFGNQPLPKDELVAYSAASEPSRLLDPRLEGSKKSSGSVTALKEFCTMEGLVVNFLAQTPLSANSIPGEEVHAQVEIDGQVLGKGIGSTWDEAKMQAAEKALGSLRTMFGQYTQKRQGSPRPMQGMPNKRLKQEFPRVLQRMPPSARYHKNAPPVP